In Monodelphis domestica isolate mMonDom1 chromosome 3, mMonDom1.pri, whole genome shotgun sequence, the following proteins share a genomic window:
- the LRRC14B gene encoding leucine-rich repeat-containing protein 14B — protein MKSLKFASAEALVSDAQVTRESLPNVAYNLYPLLFKASYLVEQGEVIHDLLENWPLAEFNLGNLLGPTADYAEDLRTWACKICLEACLLGLKDYVLNNSPTYTKRLRTANLTGIQDVEVQLCKCQKSLGRWGRTGLLTRLCFELLVELQRRPFNPSILDIGIDVFINFFVTESNYECALQALMVRCHSPLKVRCVAFRADSLGLKKLFYMLRLVEPDSLEKLEIVHNVHLEMEHLQVLLNHLDFPQLVSLTLPARAFNVRRLQGEDDSILTIIGEKLSRMTHLRELSLAFSILTGRTRKLLSPLRTPLRTLDLSNCSLNYADMAYLANCLHASHLEVLDLSGHNVVNLYPSTFFKLLSQASCTLKVLILEECNIEDRNLNMMIVGLTPCRKLQAFKFLGNPLSSQALKCLFNVFCQLPKMKSIEFPVPRDCYPEGVNYPLDDATLPKFDHQKYEKITEELHTILLQANREDIKASTPLYGSYDPDIQETSNELGAFLLQSFRDALENFTTALKKMN, from the exons ATGAAGTCTTTGAAGTTTGCGAGCGCAGAAGCCCTGGTGTCTGACGCCCAGGTGACCAGGGAAAGTCTGCCCAATGTGGCATATAACCTTTACCCACTCCTATTTAAAGCCAGCTATTTGGTAGAGCAAGGAGAAGTGATTCACGATCTGCTGGAAAACTGGCCCCTGGCAGAATTCAACCTTGGAAATCTGCTGGGGCCCACTGCGGACTACGCCGAAGACCTCCGCACTTGGGCCTGCAAGATCTGCCTGGAAGCTTGTCTGCTGGGGCTCAAAGACTACGTGCTGAACAACTCTCCAACCTACACTAAAAGGCTGAGAACAGCCAACCTCACAGGCATCCAGGACGTGGAAGTGCAGTTGTGCAAATGCCAGAAGTCTCTGGGCAGGTGGGGCCGGACAGGCCTCCTGACCAGGCTCTGCTTTGAGCTGCTGGTAGAGCTGCAAAGGCGACCATTCAACCCAAGCATCTTGGACATTGGCATTGACGTCTTCATCAATTTCTTTGTCACGGAGAGCAACTATGAGTGTGCATTGCAGGCCCTGATGGTAAGATGCCACTCCCCACTGAAGGTGCGCTGTGTGGCCTTCAGGGCTGACAGCCTGGGACTGAAGAAGCTCTTCTATATGCTGAGGCTAGTGGAGCCCGACTCTCTGGAAAAGCTGGAGATCGTCCATAATGTGCACTTGGAGATGGAGCACCTACAGGTGTTACTCAACCACTTGGATTTTCCCCAATTGGTCTCGctcacgctgccagccagagccttCAATGTGCGCCGGCTTCAGGGAGAAGATGACTCCATCCTCACCATCATTGGAGAGAAGCTGAGCCGGATGACCCACCTCAGGGAGCTGAGCCTGGCCTTTTCCATCCTGACTGGGAGAACTCGGAAGTTACTCAG TCCCTTGAGAACTCCCCTGAGAACCCTGGACCTGTCTAATTGCTCCCTGAACTATGCAGATATGGCCTACTTAGCAAATTGCCTCCATGCTTCTCATCTTGAGGTGCTGGACCTCAGTGGACACAATGTGGTCAACCTCTACCCATCGACCTTCTTTAAATTGCTCAGCCAAGCCTCCTGTACCCTGAAGGTCCTGATCTTGGAAGAATGCAACATTGAAGACAGAAACCTTAACATGATGATTGTGGGCTTGACTCCATGCCGGAAACTGCAAGCCTTCAAATTTCTTGGAAACCCACTTTCCTCACAAGCACTGAAATGTCTGTTCAATGTTTTCTGTCAGCTTCCCAAGATGAAATCCATTGAGTTCCCAGTGCCAAGGGACTGCTATCCAGAGGGTGTCAACTACCCATTGGATGATGCCACTCTCCCCAAATTTGATCACCAGAAATATGAGAAGATTACAGAAGAACTTCATACAATCCTACTTCAGGCCAATCGAGAAGACATCAAGGCTTCCACACCCCTCTATGGAAGCTATGATCCAGATATTCAAGAAACAAGCAATGAGCTTGGAGCCTTCTTGCTTCAGTCTTTCAGAGATGCCTTAGAAAACTTTACCACAGcgctaaaaaaaatgaattaa